Proteins encoded together in one Halalkaliarchaeum sp. AArc-CO window:
- a CDS encoding MBL fold metallo-hydrolase: protein MRVTLLGTGDTTGTPTVGCDCDTCSEARRRGVARTRFSVHVENERTGESLLVDVSPDFRTQMLRQGVTLPDAAIVTHIHFDHLDGLGNVYRTIDDLAVHAANETDPETGESVAETVERRYDYLARRLEVHHETPGEPFRAAGFDVTLVPVSHPPLLCYGLRIEEPVEDGDDPAVLAITGDTSYDIPEASRAALSGADLLLADAIVPASSCVHHPIGGNHHDDNGVPRTFGTKHMTREGALQLAEELNADRLRLVHIAHFYPADEAFEEPLAVDGERYEL from the coding sequence ATGCGCGTCACGCTGCTTGGAACAGGTGACACGACCGGCACGCCGACGGTCGGATGCGACTGTGACACCTGCAGCGAGGCCCGCCGGCGAGGCGTGGCCAGAACCAGGTTTTCTGTCCACGTCGAAAACGAGCGAACCGGCGAGTCGCTGCTGGTCGACGTCAGCCCCGACTTCCGGACGCAGATGCTCCGTCAGGGGGTGACGCTCCCGGACGCCGCGATCGTCACCCACATCCACTTCGATCACCTCGACGGACTCGGCAACGTCTATCGGACCATCGACGACCTGGCGGTGCACGCCGCAAACGAGACGGATCCCGAAACGGGCGAAAGCGTAGCAGAAACCGTCGAACGGCGGTACGACTACCTCGCGAGGCGGCTCGAGGTCCACCACGAGACGCCCGGCGAACCGTTCCGGGCTGCGGGATTCGACGTCACGCTGGTTCCGGTGTCGCATCCCCCGCTTCTGTGTTACGGGCTCCGGATCGAAGAGCCCGTCGAGGACGGCGACGATCCGGCCGTGCTCGCGATCACCGGCGACACGAGTTACGACATCCCCGAGGCGAGTCGCGCGGCGCTTTCGGGAGCGGACCTGTTGCTTGCCGACGCCATCGTTCCGGCGAGTTCCTGTGTCCATCATCCGATCGGCGGAAACCACCACGACGACAACGGGGTCCCCAGGACCTTCGGAACCAAACACATGACCCGAGAGGGCGCACTCCAGCTGGCCGAGGAGCTGAACGCCGACAGGCTCCGACTCGTCCACATCGCCCACTTTTACCCCGCAGACGAGGCGTTCGAGGAGCCGCTGGCCGTCGACGGCGAACGGTACGAGCTGTGA